In a genomic window of Phalacrocorax aristotelis chromosome 8, bGulAri2.1, whole genome shotgun sequence:
- the KIFC3 gene encoding kinesin-like protein KIFC3: MITSCKTWDLGSMPSTRATWKTKDLAPDGRGQDTLVTRSRAGASSQVPLLPALVHHKILSVSWPDAANPRRLCLALQALQGTAGKRQEESLHQAPTPAIEEPLASPHEPATATLVQAASTMNLEKAGGRLCGGKRASLPAAQPFPVIQKAMTSMAHLQEKLRLQEELLGLQEKLTARESDELSRSLQLQDQVETLKAKVLEQAQEISRLRSELGGTDVEKHRDLLVAENERLRQEMKACEGELRELRRQQQVPCRDCAHLPENTRLQERLSQLQREAEEMRTKLVELDLEVQQKTNRLAEVELRLKDSLAERAEEEERLSRRLRDSQETIASLKSQPQQIKYVIKTVEVESAKAKQALCESQSRNQYLQEQVGMQRQVLKEMEQQLQSSQKTVAQLRAQIMIYEAELERAHGQMLEEMQAMEEEKNRAIEEAFSRAQVEMKAVHENLAGVRTNLLTLQPALRTLTHDYNSLKRQVRDFPLLLQETLRSARAEIGQAIEDVHSTNRELLRKYRRELQLRKKCHNELVRLKGNIRVFGRVRPITKEDGEGPEAANVVTFDADDDAVLHLLHKGKQVSFELDKVFPPQASQEEVFQEVQALVTSCIDGYNVCIFAYGQTGAGKTYTMEGTAANPGINQRALQLLFSEVRGKAADWDYAISVSVAEIYNEALRDLLGKEPQEKLEIKLCPDGSGQLYVPGLTEFSVQSVEDINKVFEFGHVNRATECTNLNEHSSRSHALFIVTVCGIDRSTGLRTTGKLNLVDLAGSERVGRSGAEGSRLREAQYINKSLSALGDVIYALRSRQGHVPFRNSKLTYLLQDSLSGDSKTLMMVQVSPAEKNTSETLCSLKFAERVRSVELGPVSRRAELASWPSQEQLEGDSPGTTASSGRGHASPSPGQLSSRAASIRRKLQTSGKLRPVPV, encoded by the exons ATGATCACATCCTGCAAAACCTGGGATCTAGGATCCATGCCCTCCACGAGAGCCACCTGGAAGACGAAGGACCTTGCCCCAGACG GCCGTGGGCAGGACACGCTTGTcaccaggagcagagcaggtgcCTCTTCCCAggttcctctgctgcctgcactggttCACCATAAAATCCTCAGCGTGAGCTGGCCAGACGCTGCAAATCCCCGCAGGCTCTGCCTGGCTCTCCAG GCCCTGCAGGGGACAGCGGGCAAGCGGCAGGAGGAGAGCCTGCACCAGGCCCCAACACCAGCCATAGAGGAGCCACTAGCATCTCCCCACGAGCCAGCAACTGCCACGCTGGTGCAGGCAGCCTCCACCATGAACCTGGAGAAAGCAG GAGGGAGGCTCTGCGGTGGGAAACGTGccagcctgccagcagcccagcccttCCCAGTGATCCAGAAGGCGATGACCTCCATGGCGCATCTGCAGGAGAAGCTGcggctgcaggaggagctgctggggctgcaggagaagcTCACTGCCCGGGAGAGCGATGAGCTCTCCCGttctctccagctgcaagaCCAG GTTGAAACTCTGAAGGCAAAGGTCCTGGAGCAGGCGCAGGAGATCAGCCGGCTGCGCTCGGAGCTG GGTGGCACGGACGTGGAGAAGCACCGGGACCTGCTGGTGGCTGAGAACGAGCGCTTGCGGCAGGAGATGAAGGCGTGTGAGGGGGAGCTGCGAGAGctgcggcggcagcagcaggtgcCATGCCGGGACTGTGCCCACCTCCCG GAGAACACCAGGCTGCAGGAGcggctgtcccagctgcagagggaggcagaggagatgCGGACGAAGCTGGTGGAGCTAGACCTGGAGGTGCAGCAGAAGACAAACCGCTTGGCTGAGGTGGAACTGCGTCTCAAGGACTCCCTGGCTGAGAGAgccgaggaggaggagcggCTCAGCCGGCGGCTGCGGGATAGCCAGGAGACCATTGCCAGCCTCAagtcccagccccagcagatAAAG TACGTCATCAAGACTGTGGAGGTGGAGTCAGCCAAAGCGAAGCAAGCCCTGTGCGAGAGCCAGTCCCGAAACCAGTACCTGCAGGAGCAGGTGGGGATGCAGAGGCAGGTGCTGAAGGAGATGGAGCAACAGCTGCAGAGCTCCCAAAAGACGGTGGCTCAGCTCCGAGCTCAG ATCATGATATACGAGGCCGAGCTGGAGCGAGCCCATGGGCAGATGCTGGAGGAGATGCAGGccatggaggaggagaagaaccGTGCCATCGAAGAGGCATTTTCCCGTGCCCAAGTGGAGATGAAGGCAGTGCATGAAAATCTGGCAG GTGTACGGACCAACCTGCTGAcgctgcagccagctctgcgCACCCTCACCCATGACTACAACAGCCTGAAGCGTCAGGTCCGCGActtccccctgctcctccaggAGACCCTGCGGAGCGCCAGGGCTGAG ATCGGCCAGGCCATCGAGGATGTGCACAGCACCAACCGGGAGCTGCTGCGCAAGTACCGGCGGGAGCTGCAACTCCGCAAGAAGTGTCACAATGAGCTGGTGCGGCTGAAAG GAAACATCCGTGTTTTTGGGCGAGTCCGCCCCATCACAAAGGAGGACGGTGAGGGCCCGGAGGCAGCCAATGTGGTGACCTTCGATGCTGATGATGACGCTGTCCTGCATCTCCTGCACAAGGGGAAGCAGGTGTCCTTTGAGCTGGATAAGGTCTTCCCCCCACAAGCGTCCCAGGAGGAG GTGTTTCAGGAGGTTCAAGCCCTGGTCACCTCCTGCATTGATGGCTACAATGTCTGCATCTTTGCCTATGGGCAGACAGGGGCAGGAAAAACCTACACAATGGAG GGGACAGCAGCAAACCCAGGGATCAACCAGCGggccctgcagctcctcttcTCTGAGGTGCGGGGCAAGGCAGCCGACTGGGACTACGCCATCAGCGTCAGCGTCGCCGAGATTTACAACGAGGCTCTCAG GGACTTGCTAGGGAAGGAGCCACAGGAGAAGCTGGAGATCAAGCTGTGCCCCGACGGCAGCGGGCAGCTCTATGTGCCCGGACTGACTGAGTTCAGTGTGCAGAGCGTGGAGGACATCAACAAG GTCTTCGAGTTCGGCCATGTTAACCGGGCGACGGAGTGCACCAACCTGAATGAGCACAGCTCCCGCTCCCACGCCCTCTTCATTGTCACTGTCTGTGGCATTGACCGTAGCACAGGGCTCCGCACCACAG GGAAGCTGAACCTGGTGGACCTGGCAGGATCGGAGCGGGTCGGGCGGTCAGGTGCAGAGGGCAGCCGGCTCCGCGAGGCACAGTACATCAACAAGTCCCTCTCGGCATTGGGTGATGTCATTTATGCCCTGCGCTCCCGGCAGGGCCATGTGCCCTTCCGCAACTCCAAGCTGACCTACCTGCTGCAGGACTCGCTCAGCGGTGACAGCAAGACCCTCATGATGGTGCAG GTTTCCCCCGCTGAGAAAAACACCAGCGAGACACTGTGCTCCCTGAAGTTTGCTGAGAGGGTTCGCTCTGTGGAGCTGGGTCCTGTATCCCgcagggctgagctggcctCCTggcccagccaggagcagctggag GGTGACTCACCAGGAACCACAGCATCCTCTGGCCGGGGCCATGcgtcccccagcccagggcagctctccagccgtGCCGCCTCCATCCGCAGGAAGCTCCAGACCTCAG GGAAGCTGAGGCCAGTCCCTGTGTGA